The Hymenobacter oligotrophus genome segment GTTTTTCTGCAGAATGTGCTGAATCAGGCCCGGGTCGCGGGTGAGCAAGGTGGGCTTGATGCCGCCCATGTGCAGCCCAATGGTGTCGCCCAACTCATCGAGGTACTGCGTGAGGACAGGAATCGGATTTTCGGCCAGCGCCAACGAGTTGCGAAAAGCCCGCAGGCGAGGCACTTGGGGCAGCGTGGGCGAAGCCGCCGGCGCAGAGGCGTTCATAGCTAAAGGGGCAAAATACAGGCGCTGGGCAAAAGCGCCCCAAAGTACACCCCGGGCCGCAAGCGGCCAACCGCTGCCTTGGTTTTTGCAGGGTTGCGGCACCTAGGCGGGTTACCTTTTTGCAGGTTCGTGCGTACCACTAGCGTGGGCTAACCCGCGTTAGCACCCAGGCCGTTCGGCACGCTTCCTTAACCCAAAACCAAACACCTCCCCGTATGTGGATTCAGCAGAAAGCCAACCAGCCCGCTCCCATTACTGAGTTGCAGGGGCACACCGTGGGGCTCAAGTTCGAGTGCAACGAGTGCCAAACCGAAGTTTTCACGGATCTAATCGGCATTCCGGCCCCCGACCACCTGGCCAACTCCGTGGAAGACGACGGCCAGTTCGAGAAAGAAGAAATTAAGTGCCCCGGCTGCGACATGGTGCACGAAATCACGGTAAAAAGCACCTTCGACGGTGTTACGTTTGATGTATCCGACGTGGCCCCCGACAAAGTAAGCTACCAGATTCCACCGGCCGAACAGCACTAGCCATAGGCTCAATTGAGCTGAAAACAAACACCGCCCGAAGCAGCCATTTGCTTCGGGCGGTGTGCGTAGCGGGCGTTATTAGGCGCCCTATTTTTCGCGCTCGATGGTGTAGTCGATCAGCTGCGCCAACGAGGTACGGGCCGGCGACTCCGGAAAGGTGTTCAGGATTTCGAGGGCCTCGTCGCGGAAGCGCGTCATGCACTCGATGGCGTAATCCAGGCCGCCCGATTTCTTCACGAACTCGATAACCGACTGCACACGGTCGGAGCGGCCGTCGTTGTTTTGCACGTTGTAAATGATGCGCCGCTTTTGCAGCCACGAGGCCTCGCGCAGGGCGTGAATAAGCGGCAGCGTCATCTTCTTCTCCTTGATATCGATGCCCACGGGCTTGCCGATTTCGGCGGTGCCGTAGTCAAACAAGTCGTCCTTGATCTGGAACGCCATGCCCACTTTTTCGCCGAACAGGCGGGCACGCTCCACGGTGGCTTTGTCGGCGCCGGCCGACGAAGCGCCCACGGCCGTGCAGGAGGCAATCAGCGAAGCCGTTTTCTGCCGGATGATATCGAAGTACACGTCCTCGGTGATGTCGAGGCGGCGCGCTTTTTCGATCTGCAGCAGTTCGCCTTCGCTCAGCTCGCGCACGGCATTGTTCACGATCTTGAGCAAGTCAAAATCGTCGTTCTCCAGGGCCAGGGCCATGCCGCGCGAGAGCAGGTAGTCGCCCACGAGCACGGCAATCTTGTTCTTCCAGAGGGCGTTGATGGAGAAGAAGCCGCGGCGGTAGTTCGAATCATCTACCACGTCGTCGTGCACCAGCGTGGCCGTGTGCAGCAGCTCGATTAGGGCCGCCCCGCGAAAGGAAGCTTCGGGCAGCGGCGCGGTGGGGTCGGCGCTAACGGTGTGGGCCGTCAGGAACACGAACATGGGCCGCAGCTGCTTGCCTTTGCGCTTGATGATGTAGCCCATGATTTTATCAAGCAGCATCACCCGCGTTTGCATGGACTGGCGGAATTTGGTTTCAAATTCCTGCATTTCGGCCGCTATCGGGGCCTGTATATCGTCCAGCGTATATCTCATGCGGTGGTTGGGCGCGCAATGATACGCACGCGGCGGCAGTTTTTAAGCGGAAGGGTCGGGCAGAATACGGCGGAAGCGTAGTTTAAGCCAACAACCACCAACCAACCACCTGCGGTTTAAACCACCTGACTGCCACCGTTACCGGCGCCCTCAATGGAGGCACCGCGTTGTAAGGTGCTTACTGCCAACGCCCCTGCCGAAAACACCAAGCCTGCCACAACTACCAATGGCACCGCAGCTCCGCCCTAGCGGCTGGGCCGGGGCAGCGCTGCAGCTTAGCAGGCGCGGTTTTTTCTGGCTTTTGGCAAAAGCCTATCGGCCGTTTCTGTTGTTGGTTACGTACCTTCTGCTGTAACCCCTCACTGTCGGGCTTCCGAGCCCCATTGCTTTCTGTGCCATGCCTGCTGCCGCAACCCTCACCCGCCTCGATTTTGTACTGACGCCCGCGCATCACGCGCGGCCGTTTGCCGCCGATGCCCGCTTTGTGCCCGACGGTAAACCCAAGCCGGTGGTGGTGTTTGTGCATGGCTTCAAAGGCTTCAAAGAGTGGGGCCACTTCAACGTGCTGGCCGATTACTTTGCCCAACGCGGCTTTGTGTTCGTGAAGCTCGATTTATCGCACAACGGCGTGGTAATTGGCGGCACCGGCGACCTGGAAGACCTCGACGCCTTCGGCCGCAACAACTTCAGCATCGAGCTCGATGATATCGGCTGCCTGCTCGATGCCCTGCACCACCCCGGCGCTGCCCCCGTTCCGCCCACCGAAATGGACCTAGGGCGCTTGTACCTTGCGGGTCACAGCCGCGGCGGCGGGTTGGTAATGCTGAAAGGAGCTGAAGACAAACGCGTGAAGGCCGTGGCGGCGTGGGCGCCCATTACCAACGTAAACCCCGGCTGGCCCGAGCCCATGATGCAACAGTGGCAGCAAGCGGGCGTCATCCACGTCGAAAACGCGCGCACCAAGCAGCAATTGCCGCTGTATTTCCAGATTGTGGAAGATTTCCATACCAACCGCTTGCGCCTCGATATTCCGCACAACGTGCGCCGCAAGCTGCGCCAGCCGCTGCTCGTGATTCATGGCGACCAAGACGAGACCTTGCCCGTACAAAAAGCGCACGAGGTGCCCCGCTGGAAACCCGACACCGAGCTGGTAATATTGCCCGGCGCGGGGCATATGTTTGGCGGCGCGCACCCCTGGGATGCCGAACACCTCCCCGAGCCTGCCCACGAAGCCGCCGAACGCACCGTTGCCTTTTTTCAGCGCCAAGCCTCCTAGGCCATGAACCACAAGCACAACGCCTACCTCCTGCTCGGCTCGAACCTGGGCGACCGGGTTGCTACCCTGCACCGCGCCCTAGTGGCACTGGCCGCCAAAGCCGGCAAAATTGTGTCGGTATCGGGCGTGTACGAAACCGCCGCCTGGGGCAACCAAGGCCAGCCCGCTTTCCTGAACCAAGCCATCTTGCTGAACACCGACCTCGGGCCCGAGCAGTTGCTTGATGCCTGCCAGCAAGTGGAGCAGGCGTTTGGCCGCGAGCGGCTGGAGCCTTGGGGCCCGCGCACCCTCGATGTCGATATCCTTTTCTTCGACGATGTGGTGCTGCACACCGAGCGCCTTACCATCCCGCACCCGCGCCTGCCCGAACGCATGTTCGTGCTGGCCCCCTTGAGCGACATTGCCACCACCTACGTGCACCCCGAGCTGCACAAAAGCGTAGCCGATTTGCTTGCCGACTGCCCCGATAAATTGCCCGTGGAGCAGTGGATGGGCGATATGTAAACTAGGGCGCCGGCCGGCTGGTTTGGTGCGGGGCCTCCAACGGCTGCACCGGCCGCATGCGGCAAAAATGCGCCACCCGAATCATACGCGCGGCCGGGTATACCAGCCACAGGGCCAGCAGCCACACCACCCAACGCCGGCGGGCGGCCACTCCGCAAACTACCGTGGCCAGCACCAGCAGCACCGGGCCGTACACCACGGCGCAGTAACGCTCCACATCGTACACGTTGCCCGCGCTGCGGCTGGCCACGGTGGTTGCTATGTGAATGAGCAAGTAAACGACTACGGCAACGCTCAGCTGCCGCACCAACCGGTGGCTTTGCTGCCAACCCAGGTACAGCAAGCCCGCCAGCGCCCCGAGCAAAAGCACCAGAAACACCCAATGTTTGGGCCACTCGGCTTGGTGCACCGGCACCATCCAACGCACTAGTACGTAGCCGTAGTCGGCCAAGGCTTCGCGCATGCCTTGCCAGCCTTTGTT includes the following:
- a CDS encoding polyprenyl synthetase family protein — translated: MRYTLDDIQAPIAAEMQEFETKFRQSMQTRVMLLDKIMGYIIKRKGKQLRPMFVFLTAHTVSADPTAPLPEASFRGAALIELLHTATLVHDDVVDDSNYRRGFFSINALWKNKIAVLVGDYLLSRGMALALENDDFDLLKIVNNAVRELSEGELLQIEKARRLDITEDVYFDIIRQKTASLIASCTAVGASSAGADKATVERARLFGEKVGMAFQIKDDLFDYGTAEIGKPVGIDIKEKKMTLPLIHALREASWLQKRRIIYNVQNNDGRSDRVQSVIEFVKKSGGLDYAIECMTRFRDEALEILNTFPESPARTSLAQLIDYTIEREK
- a CDS encoding alpha/beta hydrolase family protein: MPAAATLTRLDFVLTPAHHARPFAADARFVPDGKPKPVVVFVHGFKGFKEWGHFNVLADYFAQRGFVFVKLDLSHNGVVIGGTGDLEDLDAFGRNNFSIELDDIGCLLDALHHPGAAPVPPTEMDLGRLYLAGHSRGGGLVMLKGAEDKRVKAVAAWAPITNVNPGWPEPMMQQWQQAGVIHVENARTKQQLPLYFQIVEDFHTNRLRLDIPHNVRRKLRQPLLVIHGDQDETLPVQKAHEVPRWKPDTELVILPGAGHMFGGAHPWDAEHLPEPAHEAAERTVAFFQRQAS
- the folK gene encoding 2-amino-4-hydroxy-6-hydroxymethyldihydropteridine diphosphokinase, with amino-acid sequence MNHKHNAYLLLGSNLGDRVATLHRALVALAAKAGKIVSVSGVYETAAWGNQGQPAFLNQAILLNTDLGPEQLLDACQQVEQAFGRERLEPWGPRTLDVDILFFDDVVLHTERLTIPHPRLPERMFVLAPLSDIATTYVHPELHKSVADLLADCPDKLPVEQWMGDM